The Salvelinus sp. IW2-2015 unplaced genomic scaffold, ASM291031v2 Un_scaffold6386, whole genome shotgun sequence genome includes a window with the following:
- the ankdd1a gene encoding LOW QUALITY PROTEIN: ankyrin repeat and death domain-containing protein 1A (The sequence of the model RefSeq protein was modified relative to this genomic sequence to represent the inferred CDS: inserted 4 bases in 3 codons): protein MEDDLVSEDDILLRSEKEFHDAAXRNDTDKMRELIKKGVDIKAKNKAGRTALHWAAGAGTSRLXTSLLDHNNEVDVEDSNGLGLLHCAAQRGHSRVLEFIMEDLVEDVLLDRVDKVWKTAFHLAAEHGQLEVVDSSSVWVYSRLKDKDENMAIHLAAKHGHKEVLHKLVETEWTLDEKHRDGLTPLHLSSDGGHYECVKLLLEAXCNVNALTNKNMNALHYVAQHGFERETSLLLQAGVNTDTVDGQHTSPLHMAVLHNHTEVVRLLIDAECDLDISDNRLQTALHIAAEHGRQDIAEMILIAGVNLKLLDKQGKTSLEVAARGNNVILVDMIIKADRFYKWEKDNVISDGDSWLGKQLSFKQDHQVDTQHLRSVTWRLATKDLSRGEWKSLAQHWGFTDAHIRSIEQQWTGTKSFKEHGHRMLLIWLHXVVIAGENPIKGLYEGLAGISRTDLAGESMERGTGVNTHQVFEPEHQGLSLIGTIGEKHFXK from the exons GCAGGCCGTACAGCGCTGCATTGGGCGGCAGGGGCTGGAACGAGCAGGCT TACGTCTTTACTAGACCATAATAATGAGGTGGATGTGGAGGACAGT AATGGGCTGGGTCTGCTGCACTGTGCCGCCCAGCGGGGTCATAGCAGAGTGCTGGAGTTCATCATGGAGGACCTAGTAGAGGACGTACTGCTGGACCGGGTGGACAA AGTCTGGAAGACAGCATTTCACCTGGCTGCAGAACATGGACAACTAGAGGTGGTTGATTCCTCATCGGTATGGGTGTACTCACGCCTCAAGGATAAG GATGAAAACATGGCCATCCATCTAGCAGCCAAGCATGGACATAAAGAGGTCCTGCATAAGTTAGTTGAGACAGAGTGGACATTGGACGAGAAACATAG GGACGGACTGACACCTCTGCACCTGTCCTCTGACGGAGGTCACTATGAATGTGTCAAACTACTGCTGGAGG GCTGTAATGTCAACGCGCTGACAAAC AAGAATATGAATGCCCTCCACTACGTGGCCCAGCACGGCTTTGAGAGGGAGACCAGTCTGCTGCTGCAGGCGGGCGTCAACACAGACACGGTGGATGGC CAACACACATCCCCTCTTCACATGGCCGTGCTCCACAACCACACTGAGGTGGTACGGCTGCTAATAGATGCTGAATGTGACCTGGACATATCTGACAAT AGGCTCCAGACAGCCCTGCACATCGCAGCAGAGCATGGAAGACAGGACATCGCTGAGATGATCCTCATAGCTGGGGTTAACCTCAAACTACTGGATAAG CAGGGGAAGACTTCTCTGGAGGTGGCAGCCAGAGGAAACAATGTCATCTTAGTGGACATGATCATCAAAGCAGACCGGTTTTACAAGTGGGAAAAG GACAACGTGATCAGCGATGGTGATTCGTGGCTGGGGAAGCAGCTGAGCTTTAAGCAGGACCACCAGGTGGAYACCCAGCACCTGCGCTCTGTCACGTGGAGGCTGGCCACCAAAGACCTATCCCGCGGGGAGTGGAAGAGCCTCGCACAGCACTGGGGCTTCACGGATGCCCACATACGCTCCATAGAGCAGCAGTGGACAG GTACAAAGAGCTTCAAGGAGCATGGGCACCGTATGTTGCTGATCTGGCTGCATYGAGTAGTCATCGCAGGGGAGAACCCAATCAAAGGCCTGTATGAGGGACTGGCGGGGATCTCCAGGACCGACCTAGCTGGTGAGTCAATGGAACGGGGGACGGGAGTCAACACCCATCAGGTATTCGAACCGGAGCACCAGGGGTTGTCTTTAATAGGCACAATYGGCGAAAAGCATTTTTTWAAATAA